Proteins encoded together in one Phyllostomus discolor isolate MPI-MPIP mPhyDis1 chromosome 6, mPhyDis1.pri.v3, whole genome shotgun sequence window:
- the C6H11orf95 gene encoding uncharacterized protein C11orf95 homolog isoform X1, with product MEPSGDHRSRSGRGGPGPAAASARGRRLPPSGSSGSAEPEEDDGGQDLHLEGGALGSWGSAPPPSSRARGPASAGRKYSDHCEAWASRPGKSRIPGRDHRRYYHDHWRLEYLMDFNPARHGMVCMVCGSSLATLKLSTIKRHIRQKHPYSLHWSPREKEVISNSWDAHLGLGSCGEAEGLGAQGAEEEEEEEEEEEEEGANLQACPPKGPGKAPAGRGGRRQRRGGPVAPRARRQRLSASRRAGGSRGLGARRLERRLKESLQNWFRAECLMDYDPRGNRLVCMACGRALPSLHLDDIRAHVLEVHPSSLGLSGPQRSALLQAWGGQAGTLSELSQSPPDDDLVPQDLTRKSRDSAPAAGAPSSQDLSPPDVKEEAGRVPKRPAPAGEEEEGEGVGVPGRWPRGRDHRRHYQERWRLEYLMELDGGRRGLVCMVCGGSLASLKMSTIKRHIRQRHPGSTRLSGPVKALIAQEWSEKATHLLALGLPCPESPKDPAAPSTAAASEEGGGDEEEEPEEEEWWGDAPLSPGETSERPTEEEEDDEDGQEPGGLAFPPLPPPPPPPPPPPPPRSREQRRNYQPRWRGEYLMDYDGSRRGLVCMVCGGALATLKVSTIKRHILQVHPFSMDFTPEERQTILEAYEEAALRCYGHEGFGPPAPAPRDGGTDLKAGAVCRA from the exons ATGGAGCCCAGCGGGGACCACCGGAGCCGGAGCGGCAGGGGCGGCCCCGGGCCAGCAGCGGCCTCGGCACGGGGCCGACGGCTGCCGCCCTCCGGATCCAGCGGCAGCGCGGAGCCTGAGGAGGACGACGGTG GGCAAGATCTTCATCTGGAAGGGGGTGCCTTGGGGTCCTGGGGGAGTGCCCCGCCTCCTTCTTCCAGGGCCAGGGGACCAGCATCTGCAGGCAGGAAATACTCAGACCACTGTGAGGCCTGGGCCTCGAGGCCTGGAAAGAGCCGCATCCCGGGCCGTGACCACCGGCGATACTACCATGACCACTGGCGGCTGGAGTACTTGATGGACTTCAACCCTGCCCGGCACGGCATGGTGTGCATGGTGTGCGGCAGCTCCCTGGCCACGCTCAAGCTCAGCACCATCAAGCGGCACATCCGCCAAAAGCACCCTTACTCCCTGCATTGGAGTCCCCGGGAGAAGGAAGTCATCAGCAACAGTTGGGATGCCCACTTGGGGCTGGGGTCCTGTGGAGAGGCTGAGGGCCTCGGGgcccagggggcagaggaggaagaggaggaggaagaggaagaggaggaggagggggctaACCTCCAAGCTTGCCCACCCAAGGGCCCAG GCAAAGCCCCAGCTGGCAGGGGTGGCAGGCGCCAGCGACGTGGGGGCCCAGTGGCACCCCGGGCTCGGCGTCAACGCCTCTCGGCCTCCCGGAGGgccgggggcagcagggggctgggggctcggcGCTTGGAACGGAGGCTGAAGGAGTCCCTGCAGAACTGGTTCCGGGCCGAGTGTCTCATGGACTATGACCCGCGGGGGAACCGGCTGGTGTGCATGGCCTGTGGCCGGGCACTGCCCAGCCTGCACCTGGACGACATCCGTGCCCACGTGCTGGAGGTgcaccccagctccctggggctcAGCGGCCCGCAGCGCAGCGCCCTGCTACAGGCCTGGGGTGGCCAGGCTGGGACACTGTCTGAGCTCTCTCAGTCCCCACCAG ACGATGACCTCGTCCCCCAGGACCTGACCAGAAAAAGCCGGGACTCGGCCCCCGCTGCTGGAGCCCCCTCCTCTCAGGATCTCAGCCCCCCAGACGTAAAGGAAGAGGCTGGCCGGGTCCCTAAGAGGCCCGCGCCGGcaggcgaggaggaggagggcgaggGGGTGGGGGTCCCAGGCCGGTGGCCACGAGGCCGAGACCACCGCCGCCACTACCAGGAACGCTGGCGACTGGAGTACCTCATGGAGCTGGACGGCGGCCGGCGCGGCCTGGTGTGCATGGTGTGCGGGGGCTCGCTGGCCTCGCTCAAGATGAGCACCATCAAGCGGCACATCCGCCAGCGCCACCCGGGCTCCACGCGCCTCAGCGGGCCTGTCAAAGCCCTCATCGCCCAGGAGTGGAGCGAGAAGGCCACccacctgctggccctggggctgccctgccccGAGTCCCCCAAGGACCCTGCCGCCCCCAGCACAGCCGCAGCCTccgaggaggggggaggggacgaggaggaggagccagaggaggaggagtggtGGG GCGATGCCCCGCTTTCCCCTGGGGAGACATCGGAGCGGCCTACCGAGGAAGAGGAAGACGACGAGGATGGCCAAGAGCCCGGGGGACTTGCCTtcccgcccctgcctcctcctccgccgccgcctcccccgccgcccccgccccgcagccgAGAGCAGCGGCGAAACTACCAGCCGCGCTGGCGGGGCGAGTACCTGATGGACTACGACGGCAGCCGGCGCGGCCTGGTGTGCATGGTGTGCGGCGGCGCGCTGGCCACACTCAAGGTCAGCACCATCAAGCGCCATATCCTGCAGGTGCACCCCTTTTCCATGGACTTCACGCCCGAGGAGCGCCAGACCATCCTGGAGGCCTATGAGGAGGCGGCGCTGCGGTGCTACGGCCACGAGGGCTTCGGGCCGCCGGCCCCGGCGCCGCGCGACGGCGGCACGGACCTCAAGGCGGGCGCTGTGTGTCGGGCGTAA
- the C6H11orf95 gene encoding uncharacterized protein C11orf95 homolog isoform X2 gives MEPSGDHRSRSGRGGPGPAAASARGRRLPPSGSSGSAEPEEDDGQDLHLEGGALGSWGSAPPPSSRARGPASAGRKYSDHCEAWASRPGKSRIPGRDHRRYYHDHWRLEYLMDFNPARHGMVCMVCGSSLATLKLSTIKRHIRQKHPYSLHWSPREKEVISNSWDAHLGLGSCGEAEGLGAQGAEEEEEEEEEEEEEGANLQACPPKGPGKAPAGRGGRRQRRGGPVAPRARRQRLSASRRAGGSRGLGARRLERRLKESLQNWFRAECLMDYDPRGNRLVCMACGRALPSLHLDDIRAHVLEVHPSSLGLSGPQRSALLQAWGGQAGTLSELSQSPPDDDLVPQDLTRKSRDSAPAAGAPSSQDLSPPDVKEEAGRVPKRPAPAGEEEEGEGVGVPGRWPRGRDHRRHYQERWRLEYLMELDGGRRGLVCMVCGGSLASLKMSTIKRHIRQRHPGSTRLSGPVKALIAQEWSEKATHLLALGLPCPESPKDPAAPSTAAASEEGGGDEEEEPEEEEWWGDAPLSPGETSERPTEEEEDDEDGQEPGGLAFPPLPPPPPPPPPPPPPRSREQRRNYQPRWRGEYLMDYDGSRRGLVCMVCGGALATLKVSTIKRHILQVHPFSMDFTPEERQTILEAYEEAALRCYGHEGFGPPAPAPRDGGTDLKAGAVCRA, from the exons ATGGAGCCCAGCGGGGACCACCGGAGCCGGAGCGGCAGGGGCGGCCCCGGGCCAGCAGCGGCCTCGGCACGGGGCCGACGGCTGCCGCCCTCCGGATCCAGCGGCAGCGCGGAGCCTGAGGAGGACGACG GGCAAGATCTTCATCTGGAAGGGGGTGCCTTGGGGTCCTGGGGGAGTGCCCCGCCTCCTTCTTCCAGGGCCAGGGGACCAGCATCTGCAGGCAGGAAATACTCAGACCACTGTGAGGCCTGGGCCTCGAGGCCTGGAAAGAGCCGCATCCCGGGCCGTGACCACCGGCGATACTACCATGACCACTGGCGGCTGGAGTACTTGATGGACTTCAACCCTGCCCGGCACGGCATGGTGTGCATGGTGTGCGGCAGCTCCCTGGCCACGCTCAAGCTCAGCACCATCAAGCGGCACATCCGCCAAAAGCACCCTTACTCCCTGCATTGGAGTCCCCGGGAGAAGGAAGTCATCAGCAACAGTTGGGATGCCCACTTGGGGCTGGGGTCCTGTGGAGAGGCTGAGGGCCTCGGGgcccagggggcagaggaggaagaggaggaggaagaggaagaggaggaggagggggctaACCTCCAAGCTTGCCCACCCAAGGGCCCAG GCAAAGCCCCAGCTGGCAGGGGTGGCAGGCGCCAGCGACGTGGGGGCCCAGTGGCACCCCGGGCTCGGCGTCAACGCCTCTCGGCCTCCCGGAGGgccgggggcagcagggggctgggggctcggcGCTTGGAACGGAGGCTGAAGGAGTCCCTGCAGAACTGGTTCCGGGCCGAGTGTCTCATGGACTATGACCCGCGGGGGAACCGGCTGGTGTGCATGGCCTGTGGCCGGGCACTGCCCAGCCTGCACCTGGACGACATCCGTGCCCACGTGCTGGAGGTgcaccccagctccctggggctcAGCGGCCCGCAGCGCAGCGCCCTGCTACAGGCCTGGGGTGGCCAGGCTGGGACACTGTCTGAGCTCTCTCAGTCCCCACCAG ACGATGACCTCGTCCCCCAGGACCTGACCAGAAAAAGCCGGGACTCGGCCCCCGCTGCTGGAGCCCCCTCCTCTCAGGATCTCAGCCCCCCAGACGTAAAGGAAGAGGCTGGCCGGGTCCCTAAGAGGCCCGCGCCGGcaggcgaggaggaggagggcgaggGGGTGGGGGTCCCAGGCCGGTGGCCACGAGGCCGAGACCACCGCCGCCACTACCAGGAACGCTGGCGACTGGAGTACCTCATGGAGCTGGACGGCGGCCGGCGCGGCCTGGTGTGCATGGTGTGCGGGGGCTCGCTGGCCTCGCTCAAGATGAGCACCATCAAGCGGCACATCCGCCAGCGCCACCCGGGCTCCACGCGCCTCAGCGGGCCTGTCAAAGCCCTCATCGCCCAGGAGTGGAGCGAGAAGGCCACccacctgctggccctggggctgccctgccccGAGTCCCCCAAGGACCCTGCCGCCCCCAGCACAGCCGCAGCCTccgaggaggggggaggggacgaggaggaggagccagaggaggaggagtggtGGG GCGATGCCCCGCTTTCCCCTGGGGAGACATCGGAGCGGCCTACCGAGGAAGAGGAAGACGACGAGGATGGCCAAGAGCCCGGGGGACTTGCCTtcccgcccctgcctcctcctccgccgccgcctcccccgccgcccccgccccgcagccgAGAGCAGCGGCGAAACTACCAGCCGCGCTGGCGGGGCGAGTACCTGATGGACTACGACGGCAGCCGGCGCGGCCTGGTGTGCATGGTGTGCGGCGGCGCGCTGGCCACACTCAAGGTCAGCACCATCAAGCGCCATATCCTGCAGGTGCACCCCTTTTCCATGGACTTCACGCCCGAGGAGCGCCAGACCATCCTGGAGGCCTATGAGGAGGCGGCGCTGCGGTGCTACGGCCACGAGGGCTTCGGGCCGCCGGCCCCGGCGCCGCGCGACGGCGGCACGGACCTCAAGGCGGGCGCTGTGTGTCGGGCGTAA